In Candidatus Delongbacteria bacterium, a single window of DNA contains:
- a CDS encoding lysophospholipid acyltransferase family protein: protein MRASYRFVAWVLRQVFRLGYRLEVSGLERIPRQGSLILASNHQSNLDPPLIGCFFPREISFVAKKQLFENPWLARLMRHFNALPLDRSGVDLRALREIRARLGQGHDLLVFPEGTRSRDGRLGQPRAGLGLIISAAEVDVLPVLILGSRSSPGLPGFRPVIRLEFGAPIPRAALPLAGDPGELEGRGRSSRAEALTRVVFQRIEAMYASANPPDKPNP, encoded by the coding sequence GTGCGCGCGTCGTATCGCTTCGTGGCCTGGGTGCTGCGCCAGGTCTTCCGGCTGGGCTACCGCCTGGAGGTGAGCGGCCTGGAACGGATCCCGCGCCAGGGCAGCCTGATCCTGGCCTCCAACCACCAATCCAATCTGGACCCGCCGCTGATCGGCTGCTTCTTTCCGCGCGAGATCAGTTTCGTGGCCAAGAAGCAGCTCTTCGAGAATCCCTGGCTGGCCCGGCTGATGCGCCACTTCAACGCGCTGCCGCTGGACCGCAGCGGCGTGGACCTGCGGGCCCTGCGGGAGATCCGCGCCCGGCTGGGGCAGGGGCACGACCTGCTGGTCTTTCCCGAGGGCACGCGCAGCCGCGACGGCCGGCTGGGCCAACCGCGGGCCGGCCTGGGGCTGATCATCTCCGCGGCGGAGGTGGACGTGCTGCCCGTCTTGATCCTGGGCAGCCGCAGCTCGCCCGGCCTGCCCGGCTTCCGACCGGTGATCCGGCTGGAGTTCGGCGCCCCCATCCCGCGTGCCGCGCTGCCCCTGGCCGGGGACCCCGGCGAGCTCGAAGGCCGCGGCCGCTCCTCGCGCGCCGAGGCGTTGACCCGCGTGGTCTTTCAGCGCATCGAGGCCATGTACGCCAGCGCCAACCCGCCCGACAAGCCGAATCCCTGA
- the rpsA gene encoding 30S ribosomal protein S1, producing MSDDSRKIPDGFGDEAIFSDEFSYSTEERDELEKLYDKTFSNNEENSITRGTVVNITERDVAVDIGFKSEGWIPIDEFEDPSSVKIGDPVDVFIEKFEGVNGALQLSKKRADVERTWISLKELETEGAVIEGKVVRRIKGGLVVDLMGIDAFLPGSQIDIHPVRDFDSLIGKKMDFRIVKINDVRKNIVVSRKVLIEEDMREIRDKVLTELEVGQIREGVVKNITNFGVFVDLGGVDGLLHITDLSWGRVNHPSDVVKLDQKITVKVLNFDRERNRISIGLKQLLEHPWNDVEARFPISTRVAGKVVSLTRYGAFVELAAGVEGLIHISEMSWTQHVKHPSQILSVGQDVEVMVLEVRKDERKISLGLKQTEANPWEALAEKYVVGSVHEGLVRDLVPFGVFVELEPGIEGLVHISDLSWTRKLRHPGEMVKKDEKLQVQVLSFDRDERRIALGVKQLEENPWESFEQQFDVGSEVECEVAKVIDKGVVVTLPHGLEGFVPNSKLRPMEVDGTKVALKEGDMATFKVIEYDRDNKKVILATPRVQSEEAKSVAEYTKKPVRGGGGGAIADAFREAGFGSDPE from the coding sequence ATGTCCGACGATTCCCGCAAGATCCCCGACGGTTTTGGCGACGAGGCCATTTTCAGCGACGAGTTCAGCTATTCCACGGAAGAGCGCGACGAGCTGGAGAAGCTCTACGACAAGACCTTCTCGAACAACGAAGAGAACTCCATCACCCGCGGCACGGTGGTCAACATCACCGAGCGCGACGTGGCCGTGGACATCGGCTTCAAGTCCGAAGGCTGGATTCCCATCGACGAGTTCGAGGATCCCTCCAGCGTCAAGATCGGCGACCCGGTGGATGTCTTCATCGAGAAGTTCGAAGGCGTGAACGGCGCCCTGCAGCTCTCCAAGAAGCGCGCCGACGTGGAGCGCACCTGGATCAGCCTGAAGGAGCTGGAGACCGAAGGCGCGGTGATCGAGGGCAAGGTGGTGCGGCGCATCAAGGGCGGCCTGGTGGTGGACCTGATGGGCATCGACGCCTTCCTGCCCGGCAGCCAGATCGACATCCATCCGGTGCGCGATTTCGACAGCCTGATCGGCAAGAAGATGGACTTCCGCATCGTCAAGATTAACGACGTGCGCAAGAACATCGTGGTCAGCCGCAAGGTCCTCATCGAAGAGGATATGCGCGAGATCCGCGACAAGGTCCTGACCGAGCTGGAAGTCGGCCAGATCCGCGAGGGCGTGGTCAAGAACATCACCAACTTCGGCGTCTTCGTGGACCTGGGCGGCGTGGACGGACTGCTGCACATCACGGACCTGAGCTGGGGCCGCGTGAACCATCCCTCCGACGTGGTCAAGCTGGACCAGAAGATCACGGTCAAGGTCCTCAACTTCGACCGCGAGCGGAACCGCATCAGCATCGGCCTGAAGCAGCTGCTCGAGCACCCCTGGAACGACGTGGAAGCCCGCTTCCCCATCAGCACGCGCGTGGCCGGCAAGGTGGTCAGCCTGACCCGCTACGGCGCCTTCGTGGAGTTGGCCGCCGGCGTGGAAGGCCTGATCCACATCAGCGAGATGAGCTGGACCCAGCACGTCAAGCACCCGTCCCAGATCCTCTCCGTGGGCCAGGACGTGGAAGTCATGGTGCTAGAGGTCCGCAAGGACGAGCGCAAGATCAGCCTGGGCTTGAAGCAGACCGAGGCCAACCCCTGGGAAGCCCTGGCCGAGAAGTACGTGGTGGGATCCGTGCACGAAGGTCTCGTGCGCGACCTGGTGCCCTTCGGCGTCTTCGTGGAGCTGGAGCCGGGCATCGAGGGCCTGGTGCACATCAGCGACCTCAGCTGGACGCGCAAGCTGCGCCACCCGGGCGAGATGGTCAAGAAGGACGAGAAGCTGCAGGTGCAGGTGCTCTCCTTCGATCGCGACGAGCGGCGCATCGCCTTGGGCGTCAAGCAGCTGGAGGAGAACCCCTGGGAGTCCTTCGAGCAGCAGTTCGACGTGGGCAGCGAAGTGGAGTGCGAGGTGGCCAAGGTCATCGACAAGGGCGTGGTGGTCACGCTGCCCCACGGCCTGGAAGGTTTCGTGCCCAACAGCAAGCTGCGCCCCATGGAAGTGGACGGCACCAAGGTGGCTCTGAAGGAAGGCGACATGGCCACCTTCAAGGTCATCGAGTACGACCGCGACAACAAGAAGGTCATCCTGGCCACGCCGCGCGTGCAGAGCGAGGAGGCCAAGTCGGTGGCCGAGTACACCAAGAAGCCGGTCCGGGGCGGCGGCGGCGGCGCCATCGCCGACGCGTTCCGCGAAGCCGGCTTCGGCAGCGATCCGGAGTAG
- a CDS encoding pyridoxal phosphate-dependent aminotransferase has protein sequence MALPLTRESVLEQIAGLGYQPDRLAIRELKRLVELLEPLAGEPFIRMEFGVPNLPVPQVAVEAEVQAIRERDAQRIYPPFDGIPELKAECRRFVKNFMGLDVPLEVCMPTCGAMQGGFVSQYLGVRMHEGRDTVLFLNPGFPVNKMQARFFGLKSDSIDFYDHRGDVLVKAVDERLARGDVGAVIWSSPNNPAWISLTQDELDGLAECGNRHDVLMIEDQAYFGMDLRTDVFQPGVPPYQPSVARRGKTWVLLLSGSKLFSFAGARVGLMVLSPELATRSFPNLLPYFGTERFLHAFIHGGIYCSTAGVSHSGQYALAALLKMANDGDRGFLENIREYCARAAWLKACFLRHGFQLVYDNDLGQPIADGFYFTVSRPGLTGPELQLELLRHGVSLITLGITGSCRTEGLRACVSFTDASRFPDMERRLAALAAEQEAR, from the coding sequence GTGGCCCTTCCCTTGACGCGTGAATCCGTGCTGGAGCAGATCGCCGGTTTGGGCTACCAGCCGGACCGCCTGGCCATCCGCGAACTCAAGCGGCTGGTGGAGCTGCTGGAACCCCTCGCCGGCGAACCCTTCATCCGGATGGAGTTCGGGGTGCCCAACCTGCCCGTGCCCCAGGTGGCCGTGGAAGCGGAGGTCCAGGCCATCCGCGAGCGGGACGCCCAGCGCATCTACCCGCCCTTCGACGGAATTCCCGAACTGAAAGCCGAGTGCCGGCGCTTCGTCAAGAATTTCATGGGTCTGGACGTGCCCCTGGAGGTCTGCATGCCCACCTGCGGGGCCATGCAGGGCGGCTTCGTCAGCCAGTATCTGGGCGTGCGCATGCACGAAGGCCGCGACACCGTGCTCTTCCTCAATCCCGGCTTTCCCGTCAACAAGATGCAGGCCCGCTTCTTCGGGTTGAAGAGCGACTCCATCGACTTCTACGACCACCGGGGCGACGTGTTGGTCAAAGCCGTGGACGAGCGCCTGGCCCGGGGCGACGTGGGCGCCGTGATCTGGTCCAGCCCCAACAACCCGGCCTGGATCAGCCTGACCCAGGACGAGCTGGACGGACTGGCCGAGTGCGGCAACCGCCACGACGTGCTGATGATCGAGGATCAGGCCTACTTCGGGATGGACCTGCGCACGGACGTGTTCCAGCCCGGCGTGCCGCCCTACCAGCCCAGCGTGGCCCGGCGCGGCAAGACCTGGGTCCTGCTGCTCTCCGGCTCCAAGCTTTTCAGCTTCGCCGGCGCCCGGGTGGGCCTGATGGTGCTCAGCCCGGAGCTGGCCACGCGCAGCTTCCCCAATCTGCTGCCCTATTTCGGCACGGAGCGCTTCCTGCACGCCTTCATCCATGGGGGCATCTACTGCAGCACGGCCGGGGTCAGCCACAGCGGGCAATACGCCCTGGCCGCCCTGCTGAAGATGGCCAACGACGGCGACCGCGGCTTCCTGGAGAACATCCGCGAATACTGCGCGCGCGCCGCCTGGCTCAAGGCCTGCTTCCTGCGCCACGGCTTCCAGCTGGTCTACGACAACGACCTGGGCCAGCCCATCGCCGACGGCTTCTATTTCACGGTCTCGCGCCCGGGGCTGACGGGGCCCGAACTGCAACTGGAGCTGCTGCGCCACGGGGTCAGCCTGATCACCCTCGGAATCACGGGCAGCTGCCGGACGGAGGGCCTGCGGGCCTGCGTCAGCTTCACCGACGCCAGCCGCTTCCCGGACATGGAGCGCCGGCTGGCGGCCCTGGCCGCCGAGCAGGAGGCCCGCTGA
- the cmk gene encoding (d)CMP kinase, whose translation MPERYQIAIDGPAASGKSTTARRVAGELGIQYLDTGAMYRALTLDVLRRGRSPKDEAGVLACLAQLELDWRAGTVWLAGQDVGEAIRDNQVSVSMGPVCALPEVRAWMVDLQRRLGSRESTVLDGRDIGTVVFPAARFKFFLVADLTERARRRQRELAGRGLTVPLEELTAELERRDASDAARSTGPLRRAPDAELLDTTLLSLEEQTGRILERVRRELGRS comes from the coding sequence GTGCCTGAGCGCTACCAGATCGCCATCGACGGACCGGCGGCCTCGGGCAAGAGCACCACGGCCCGGCGGGTGGCCGGCGAGCTGGGAATCCAATACCTGGACACGGGCGCCATGTACCGGGCCCTAACCCTGGACGTGCTGCGGCGCGGCCGCTCGCCCAAGGACGAGGCCGGCGTGCTGGCTTGTCTGGCACAACTGGAGCTGGACTGGCGGGCCGGCACGGTTTGGCTGGCCGGCCAGGACGTGGGCGAGGCGATCCGCGACAACCAGGTCAGCGTGAGCATGGGCCCGGTCTGCGCCCTGCCCGAGGTGCGGGCCTGGATGGTGGACCTGCAGCGCCGGCTGGGCAGCCGCGAGAGCACGGTGCTGGACGGGCGCGACATCGGCACGGTGGTCTTTCCCGCCGCGCGCTTCAAGTTCTTCCTGGTGGCCGATCTGACGGAACGGGCCCGCCGGCGTCAGCGCGAGCTGGCCGGGCGCGGGCTGACGGTTCCGCTGGAGGAGCTGACGGCCGAGCTGGAGCGCCGGGACGCCAGCGACGCCGCGCGGAGCACGGGCCCGCTGCGCCGGGCCCCGGACGCCGAGTTGCTGGACACCACGCTCCTCAGCCTGGAGGAGCAGACCGGGCGGATCTTGGAACGCGTGCGGCGGGAGTTGGGGAGGAGCTAG